A DNA window from Maribellus comscasis contains the following coding sequences:
- a CDS encoding glycoside hydrolase family 2 protein, with amino-acid sequence MKFKLTTLLLVTFVTTFAQKWQPAGEKMKTRWAAEITPENVWQEYPRPQFERSDWMNLNGLWNYSILKKNLAQPKKYQGEILVPFCVESSLSGVMGEVKPDDRIWYKRTFEIPTDWSKKNVILNFEAVDYSTTVFVNGAVVGAHKGAYDRFSFDITEYLTGKGEQELVVCVDDPSSFGSQPRGKQQMPQEGIWYTPVSGIWQTVWMETVSPEAFLKEAKLVPDIDEKTIAVTPVLNKSLKPEYKVEAVVSFQGKEVAKTEIPANITGLIDIPNPELWSTDAPNLYNLSLKLFNKAGEKIDEVQSYFGMRKISLGNHKGTKYLFLNNQPVFQYGPLDQGWWPDGLHTPPSDEAMKYDIEMTKKMGFNMIRKHIKVEPDRWFYHCDKLGMLVWQDMPSGMVVIPKTGNERPEHVQHVRPNGPDLNVRNEDAQQFELELRRMIDIHYNSPSIVMWVPFNEGWGQYTTCRIAKMVKDYDPTRLVNAVSGWALRNCGDVYDIHTYQTEVRIPPASLDRASVIGEYGGIGYPIETNLWNPEMRNWGYQTYHSEKELLDAYIYKFNQIVEMKKTKGLSAAVYTQTTDVEGEVNGLITYDREVIKIPVDKLNELHSVLYQE; translated from the coding sequence ATGAAATTTAAACTTACAACACTATTATTGGTAACTTTTGTTACAACATTTGCTCAAAAATGGCAACCGGCCGGCGAAAAAATGAAAACCCGCTGGGCAGCAGAAATTACGCCTGAAAATGTGTGGCAGGAATATCCACGTCCGCAATTTGAACGTTCAGACTGGATGAACTTAAATGGCCTTTGGAACTACTCCATTTTAAAAAAGAACCTGGCACAACCCAAAAAATATCAAGGCGAAATTTTAGTGCCTTTCTGTGTGGAATCATCGCTTTCGGGAGTAATGGGCGAGGTAAAACCAGACGATCGGATTTGGTACAAGCGAACTTTTGAAATTCCAACGGACTGGAGTAAGAAAAATGTAATTCTGAACTTCGAAGCCGTTGATTATTCAACCACTGTTTTTGTAAATGGTGCTGTTGTGGGTGCACACAAAGGAGCTTATGATCGTTTTTCATTTGATATTACAGAATATTTAACCGGAAAAGGAGAACAGGAATTGGTTGTTTGTGTGGATGACCCATCGAGTTTTGGCTCACAGCCGCGGGGAAAACAACAGATGCCCCAGGAGGGAATCTGGTATACTCCGGTAAGCGGAATCTGGCAGACGGTTTGGATGGAAACTGTTTCTCCGGAAGCGTTTTTGAAAGAGGCGAAGCTGGTTCCCGATATTGATGAAAAAACAATCGCGGTAACTCCTGTATTAAACAAATCACTAAAACCGGAATACAAAGTTGAGGCGGTGGTTTCGTTTCAGGGAAAAGAAGTGGCAAAAACTGAAATTCCGGCAAATATTACAGGCTTAATCGATATCCCAAATCCTGAATTATGGTCGACCGATGCTCCTAATTTATACAATTTGAGTTTAAAGCTTTTTAATAAGGCAGGTGAAAAAATTGATGAAGTACAAAGTTATTTTGGGATGCGTAAAATTAGTTTGGGAAATCACAAAGGAACAAAATATCTTTTCCTGAACAACCAACCGGTTTTTCAATATGGCCCGCTTGATCAGGGGTGGTGGCCCGACGGATTACACACACCTCCTTCTGATGAAGCAATGAAATACGACATTGAAATGACCAAAAAAATGGGATTCAATATGATTCGGAAACACATAAAAGTAGAGCCTGACCGCTGGTTTTATCACTGCGACAAACTGGGTATGCTGGTTTGGCAGGATATGCCTTCCGGGATGGTTGTTATTCCAAAAACAGGAAATGAAAGACCGGAACATGTCCAGCACGTAAGGCCAAACGGGCCCGATTTGAATGTTCGAAATGAAGATGCGCAACAGTTTGAACTGGAACTTCGCAGAATGATTGATATTCATTACAATTCACCAAGTATTGTAATGTGGGTGCCTTTCAACGAGGGCTGGGGCCAGTATACTACCTGCAGAATTGCAAAGATGGTAAAAGACTACGATCCCACCCGTTTAGTAAATGCAGTGAGTGGTTGGGCGCTTCGAAATTGTGGCGATGTTTATGATATACATACCTACCAGACTGAGGTACGCATACCTCCTGCTTCGTTAGACAGAGCTTCTGTTATTGGTGAATATGGAGGAATCGGGTATCCGATAGAGACAAATTTGTGGAATCCCGAGATGCGAAACTGGGGTTATCAGACTTATCATTCAGAAAAAGAATTATTAGATGCCTATATTTACAAATTCAACCAGATTGTTGAAATGAAAAAAACCAAAGGACTTTCTGCGGCAGTTTACACACAAACCACTGATGTGGAAGGCGAAGTAAATGGTTTGATAACCTACGACAGGGAAGTTATTAAAATTCCTGTTGATAAATTAAATGAGCTACATTCGGTATTATATCAGGAATAA
- a CDS encoding sulfatase family protein: MKLNLTLLLLLICPVLWSQPKLQISESDKKPNILIIMADDCTYSDLPLYGGTNVQTPQIDKLASQGMTFNRAFVTMSMCVPCRAELYTGLQPATSGVCWNHSIARSGTTSIVQYLGDMGYRVGIAGKVHAAPREVYPFEMVDGVERNCVSKTAGYDAAGLRDFITKNRKQPFCLVTALVVPHIPWTVGDPSHFDPEKLNLPEYVADTKEMRNEFTKYLAEIEVLDRQIGTTLDLLKEEGIEDNTIVIFTSEQGSQIPGCKWTNWNNGVHTGLIVRWPGKVKSGTRTDALVQYNDVLPTLLDALDNKTSAGFDGSSFLPVLLGEKNTHREFAYFMHNNVPEGPPYPIRSITDGKYHYIKNLAHENLYIEKHLMARMTENQYWPSWIFEASGDQKILDLVTRYQKRPSEELYDMTSDPNEMNNLLNREGFTAIQNRLSKKMDEWMTKQGDPGAAIDSFEELNNARKGNHFEN, encoded by the coding sequence ATGAAACTAAACCTGACCTTACTTCTGCTATTAATTTGCCCGGTTCTTTGGAGTCAACCCAAACTGCAAATTTCCGAATCGGACAAAAAGCCCAATATTCTTATCATTATGGCCGACGACTGTACCTACAGTGATTTGCCGCTTTATGGTGGAACAAATGTACAAACACCACAAATCGACAAACTCGCTTCACAGGGGATGACGTTTAACCGGGCCTTTGTTACCATGTCGATGTGTGTACCGTGCCGCGCCGAATTGTATACCGGTTTGCAACCCGCCACCAGCGGCGTTTGCTGGAACCATTCCATTGCGCGTAGCGGAACAACAAGTATCGTCCAGTATCTGGGAGACATGGGGTACCGTGTTGGGATTGCCGGAAAGGTACATGCGGCCCCGCGCGAGGTTTATCCTTTTGAAATGGTTGATGGAGTGGAACGCAACTGTGTTTCGAAAACAGCAGGTTACGATGCAGCAGGTTTGCGGGACTTTATAACTAAAAACAGAAAACAACCATTTTGCCTGGTTACTGCGCTGGTGGTTCCCCACATTCCCTGGACGGTGGGCGATCCCTCACATTTTGATCCTGAAAAACTGAATTTGCCGGAGTACGTTGCCGACACCAAAGAAATGCGCAATGAATTCACAAAATACCTTGCAGAAATAGAAGTACTCGACCGGCAGATAGGTACTACGCTTGACCTTTTAAAGGAAGAAGGTATTGAAGACAATACAATTGTAATTTTTACTTCTGAACAGGGTTCACAGATTCCGGGCTGCAAATGGACCAACTGGAACAATGGCGTCCATACCGGATTGATTGTGCGGTGGCCCGGAAAAGTAAAAAGTGGTACACGTACTGATGCGCTAGTCCAGTACAATGATGTGCTGCCTACCTTGCTTGATGCGCTGGATAATAAAACCAGTGCAGGCTTTGATGGCTCAAGTTTTCTCCCGGTGCTGCTGGGTGAAAAGAATACCCACCGTGAGTTTGCTTATTTTATGCACAACAACGTTCCGGAGGGACCTCCCTACCCCATTCGTTCAATCACCGATGGGAAATATCATTATATCAAAAATCTCGCCCACGAAAATCTTTATATCGAAAAACATTTGATGGCCAGAATGACGGAAAATCAATACTGGCCGTCCTGGATTTTTGAAGCTTCCGGCGATCAAAAAATACTGGACTTGGTGACTCGTTATCAGAAACGACCGTCTGAAGAACTGTACGATATGACAAGCGACCCAAATGAAATGAATAATTTATTAAACCGGGAGGGATTTACAGCAATTCAAAACAGGCTTTCAAAAAAAATGGATGAATGGATGACAAAGCAAGGCGATCCCGGTGCGGCAATTGATTCGTTTGAAGAGTTAAACAATGCCCGAAAAGGGAACCATTTTGAAAACTGA